From the Prunus dulcis chromosome 4, ALMONDv2, whole genome shotgun sequence genome, one window contains:
- the LOC117623873 gene encoding protein ROOT HAIR DEFECTIVE 3 homolog 2-like translates to MEEDCCATQLIYGDGEFNADGLDKFVKEVKLAECGLSYAVVAIMGQSSGRSTLMNHLFHTKFREMDANSGRNQTTKGIWIAKCVGIEPCTIAMDLNLEGTDGKERGEDDTAFEKQSAIFSLTVSDIVLINMCQESDKGLEQAAMNPLLEMVFQVVMHSFVPRKITLLFVIHTKTPFENLEPVLREDIQKLWDGVPKPEAHNSTPFSDFFSVEVVTLSSYEEEEEKFKEEVAQLRQRFFHSISPGGLAGDRRGVVPASGFSFTAQQIWKVIKENKDLDLPAHKVMVATVRCEEIANRKFNQLIHDGGWLALEEAVHTGPVQGFGKRLSSILSTYLSEYDMEAIYFDEGVRNSKRQLLESKALDFVYPAYTTMLEHVHSKALKDFKVRLEELLNKREGFTSSLRTCTQSSMLEFDKGCADAAIQQANWDASRVIREKLQRDIDAHASSVCSAKLSELNVNYEKQLSSSLTGPVEALLESGEKDTWASIRKLLNRETEVAVSKFSSTAVADFELDKETIAKMLQHLRDYSRNVVVKKAREEAAKIMILMKDRFSRVFNYDSGSMPRVWTKKEDIRSITKDAYSASMKLLSVMAAIRLEEKPDNIEETLFSSLMDGTVTVFSSQDRGIEASAYPLASNTWEEVSSEDTLITPMQCKFLWRQFKTETQYSVTQAISAQEAYKRSNNWLPPPWAIMAMAVLAFNQFMLPRLQKKK, encoded by the exons ATGGAGGAAGATTGCTGCGCCACGCAACTCATCTATGGAGATGGAGAGTTTAATGCTGATGGGCTCGACAAGTTCGTCAAAGAAGTGAAGCTTGCTGAATGTGGACTCTCCTATGCTGTTGTTGCCATTATGGGTCAGAGCAGCG GGAGAAGCACTTTAATGAACCATCTGTTCCACACTAAGTTTAGGGAGATGGACGCAAACAGTGGAAG GAACCAAACAACGAAGGGTATTTGGATAGCCAAGTGTGTTGGCATTGAGCCTTGCACGATTGCcatggatttgaatttggaggGTACTGATGGCAAGGAGAGAGGCGAG GATGATACTGCATTCGAGAAGCAAAGCGCCATATTTTCCCTGACAGTTTCAGACATTGTGTTGATAAATAT gtgtCAAGAATCAGATAAAGGTCTCGAGCAAGCTGCAATGAACCCTTTACTGGAAATGGTTTTCCAG GTTGTGATGCACTCATTCGTCCCCCGCAAAATCACGTTACTTTTTGTTATACACACAAAG ACCCCATTTGAAAATCTGGAGCCTGTTTTGAGGGAAGATATACAGAAG CTATGGGATGGAGTTCCGAAGCCCGAAGCCCATAACAGTACCCCCTTCAGTGATTTCTTTAGC GTAGAAGTAGTTACTTTGTCCAGTtatgaagaggaggaggagaagttTAAGGAGGAG GTTGCTCAACTTAGGCAGCGCTTTTTCCATTCTATTTCTCCAGGAGGGCTTGCTGGTGATAGACGGGGTGTTGTTCCTGCCTCAGGATTTTCCTTTACTGCACAACAGATTTGGAAAGTAATCAAAGAGAACAAGGACCTGGATCTTCCCGCTCACAAG gTTATGGTTGCTACTGTTCGATGTGAAGAGATCGCCAACCGGAAATTCAATCAGTTGATCCATGATGGG GGTTGGTTGGCATTGGAAGAAGCTGTCCACACTGGTCCCGTACAAGGTTTTGGTAAAAGGCTCAGCTCCATTTTAAGCACCTATCTTTCAGA GTATGACATGGAGGCCATTTACTTTGACGAAGGTGTAAGGAACTCAAAACGACAACTGTTGGAGTCAAAAGCATTGGAT TTTGTTTATCCTGCGTACACGACCATGTTGGAACATGTACATTCTAAAGCGCTTAAAGATTTTAAAGTGAGGCTGGAAGAATTGTTAAACAAAAGAGAAGGATTTACTTCATCTCTTCGTACCTGTACTCAGTCTTCCATGCTTGAGTTTGACAAAGGATGTGCAG ATGCTGCCATACAACAAGCTAATTGGGATGCTTCAAGAGTTATTCGCGAAAAACTACAACGTGATATAGATGCACATGCATCATCCGTTTGTAGTGCAAAGTTGTCAGAATTGAATGTCAACTATGAG AAACAACTGTCTTCATCTTTAACTGGACCAGTAGAGGCTTTACTTGAATCTGGTGAAAAAGACACTTGGGCTTCAATAAGAAAACTTCTTAATCGTGAAACTGAAGTTGCAGTATCTAAGTTTTCATCAACTGCAGTTGCCGATTTTGAGTTGGACAAAGAAACAATTGCCAAAATGTTGCAACATTTAAGGGATTACTCACGGAATGTGGTTGTGAAAAAAGCAAGAGAAGAGGCTGCAAAAATTATGATCCTCATGAAAGATCG GTTTTCCAGAGTCTTTAATTATGACAGTGGTTCAATGCCTCGGGTTTGGACCAAGAAAGAAGACATTAGAAGTATTACCAAAGATGCTTACTCTGCT TCTATGAAGCTTTTATCGGTCATGGCTGCCATCCGCTTGGAGGAGAAGCCAGATAATATTGAAGaaactctcttttcttctctgatGGATGGAACTGTTACTGTTTTTTCGTCACAAGATAGGGGAATAGAAGCTTCTGCATACCCTCTTGCCTCAAACACTTGGGAAGAG GTTTCTTCAGAAGATACCTTAATTACTCCCATGCAGTGTAAGTTCTTGTGGAGACAGTTCAAAACAGAGACTCAGTATAGTGTCACTCAAGCTATTTCAGCACAg GAGGCTTACAAGCGGAGTAACAATTGGTTGCCTCCTCCGTGGGCTATTATGGCAATGGCTGTTCTTGCTTTCAACCAATTTATGCTCCCACGactacaaaaaaagaaatag
- the LOC117623880 gene encoding BTB/POZ domain and ankyrin repeat-containing protein NPR1-like produces MANYSAEPASSLTFTSSSHIPNASKTHNDPSSSSGCEPVPSLEVISLTKLSSNLEQLLLVDSSSDYSDAVIIVEGKSVGVYRCILASRSSFFGELFKRANGSSEKEGKPTYCMSDLLPYGNVLYEAFLVFLSYVYTGKLKPFPMEVSTCVHSVCAHDACGPAINFAVELMYASSVFQMPDLVSILQRRLINFVGKALADDVIPILLVGFHCKLSQLIDQCIERVARSDLDSISLEKELPDEIVEKIKIIRHNSQQDCDPNIAAVDPLREKRIRRIHKALDSDDVELVKLLLSESDITLDEANALHYAAAYCDPKVVTEVIGLGLVDVNLRNSRGYTVLHIAVMRKEPSIIVLLLTKGARVSELTLDGESAVSICRRLTRAKDYHSKTERGEEANKDRICIDVLEREMQRNPVAVDASISSQIMPDDLHMQLLNLENRVAFARLLFPTEAKVAMAIAHAETTSQFSGLSSFKGSTGNLMDVDLNETPTVQNKRLRSRLEALMKTVSTGRSYFPHCSEVLDKFIKDDLPDLFFLETGTPDEQKIKRTRFMELKEEVQKAFSKDKAAKNLFRLSSSSSSSSLKNVGENLKVGKL; encoded by the exons ATGGCTAATTATTCAGCTGAACCTGCATCCTCTTTGACCTTCACCTCATCTTCCCATATACCAAACGCTTCAAAAACCCACAACGACCCATCTTCCTCCTCTGGTTGCGAACCTGTGCCTAGCCTTGAAGTCATCAGTTTGACCAAGCTCAGTTCCAATTTGGAGCAGCTGCTCTTGGTTGACTCTAGCTCTGATTACAGTGATGCCGTTATCATCGTTGAGGGAAAATCTGTGGGCGTTTACAGATGCATATTGGCTTCCAGAAGTAGCTTTTTCGGCGAGCTATTCAAGCGAGCAAATGGGTCTTCCGAGAAAGAAGGTAAACCAACGTATTGTATGAGTGATTTGCTGCCTTATGGAAATGTTTTGTATGAAGCTTTCTTGGTTTTCCTGAGCTATGTGTATACTGGAAAGCTGAAGCCTTTTCCCATGGAGGTTTCAACTTGCGTTCACAGTGTATGTGCCCATGACGCATGCGGGCCTGCAATTAATTTTGCTGTGGAATTGATGTATGCATCTTCCGTTTTCCAAATGCCGGATTTGGTTTCAATTCTCCAG CGACGgcttattaattttgttgggAAAGCCCTGGCAGATGATGTCATCCCAATCCTCCTGGTTGGTTTCCATTGTAAGTTGAGTCAGCTCATTGATCAGTGCATAGAGAGAGTGGCACGATCAGATCTTGACAGCATCTCTCTTGAGAAGGAACTTCCTGATGAGATTGtggagaaaattaaaattattcgCCACAATTCTCAGCAAGACTGTGACCCCAACATTGCAGCAGTGGACCCCTTGCGTGAAAAGAGAATCAGGAGAATACATAAGGCGTTGGACTCAGATGATGTTGAACTTGTGAAACTTCTTTTAAGTGAGTCTGATATAACCTTAGATGAAGCCAATGCTCTCCATTATGCTGCAGCTTACTGCGATCCTAAGGTTGTGACTGAAGTGATTGGTCTGGGTCTGGTTGATGTTAACCTCCGGAATTCTCGGGGTTATACAGTACTTCACATTGCTGTGATGCGCAAAGAGCCATCAATTATAGTATTGCTTCTGACTAAAGGAGCTCGTGTGTCAGAGCTGACATTAGATGGTGAGAGTGCTGTTAGCATTTGCCGGAGGTTGACGAGGGCAAAGGATTATCATTCGAAAACAGAGAGGGGAGAAGAAGCAAACAAAGACCGGATATGCATTGATGTTCTAGAAAGAGAAATGCAAAGGAATCCGGTGGCTGTGGATGCGTCTATATCTTCCCAAATAATGCCTGATGACCTGCACATGCAATTGCTGAACCTGGAGAACAGAG TGGCATTTGCCCGATTGTTATTCCCTACTGAAGCCAAGGTAGCCATGGCCATTGCTCATGCCGAAACAACATCTCAATTTTCTGGGCTCTCTTCATTCAAAGGCTCAACTGGGAATTTGATGGATGTTGATTTAAATGAGACTCCTACCGTGCAGAACAAAAGACTCCGTTCTAGGTTAGAAGCTCTCATGAAAACAG TCAGTACGGGTAGATCCTATTTTCCTCATTGCTCGGAAGTCCTGGATAAGTTCATTAAGGACGACCTTCCtgatttgtttttccttgAGACGGGCACCCCTGATGAGCAGAAAATAAAGAGGACGCGTTTCATGGAGCTTAAGGAGGAAGTACAAAAGGCATTTAGCAAGGACAAGGCTGCTAAGAACCTCTTTAGGttgtcttcatcatcctcctcATCGTCTCTGAAAAATGTTGGTGAAAATCTGAAGGTTGGGAAATTATGA
- the LOC117623876 gene encoding uncharacterized protein LOC117623876 isoform X1, which produces MADQGGNGTSSVIMRDYRKGNWTVGETMILIEAKKMDDERRMKRSGDAAGSETRSSKPAELRWKWVEDYCWKKGCLRSQNQCNDKWDNLMRDYKKVREYERREGREEAASYWKLEKSERKDRNLPTNMVPQIYEALVDVVEKREAGHHQIRVVGGASVSGSNVPNPTIGYVVERPIISTSVHQSSLPPPVLQHHISVPPIAALPLLPPAPLAAQPPPTLPYSQPMPTTCESSDSETSHEHSDSPAKRRRRASGGGGGGGDQGTSGTVSASTSSEVGTAISRGASMIAEALQGCEEREERRHRDLLSLHERRLQIEETKTEINRQGINGLIDAINKLADSIHALASNKNQSPPK; this is translated from the exons ATGGCTGATCAAGGAGGTAATGGTACTAGTAGTGTTATTATGAGGGATTATAGGAAAGGGAACTGGACAGTGGGGGAGACAATGATTCTGATTGAGGCAAAGAAGATGGATGATGAGAGAAGAATGAAGAGAAGCGGGGATGCTGCAGGTAGTGAAACAAGATCAAGCAAACCAGCTGAGCTCAGATGGAAATGGGTAGAAGATTACTGTTGGAAGAAAGGGTgtttgagaagccaaaaccaGTGCAATGACAAATGGGACAATCTCATGAGGGATTACAAGAAGGTGAGGGAATATGAGAGGAGGGAAGGGAGGGAAGAAGCAGCATCTTATTGGAAGCTTGAGAAGAGTGAGAGGAAAGATAGGAACTTGCCTACCAACATGGTGCCTCAGATATATGAGGCTTTGGTTGATGTGGTGGAGAAGAGAGAAGCAGGCCATCATCAGATCAGAGTGGTAGGTGGAGCTTCTGTTTCTGGTTCCAATGTTCCCAATCCCACCATTGGATATGTTGTGGAGAGGCCTATTATAAGCACTAGTGTTCATCAGTCTTCACTGCCTCCTCCAGTTTTGCAACATCACATCTCAGTTCCACCAATTGCAGCATTGCCTCTTCTACCCCCAGCTCCATTAGCAGCTCAACCACCACCTACTCTTCCATACTCACAACCTATGCCCACA ACGTGTGAAAGCTCAGATTCTGAGACAAGCCATGAACATTCAGACTCACCAGCCAAAAGGAGGAGAAGGGCgagtggaggtggaggaggaggtggagaTCAAGGAACCAGTGGAACTGTGAGTGCAAGCACCTCAAGTGAAGTGGGCACTGCCATCTCCAGAGGTGCTTCCATGATTGCAGAAGCACTTCAGGGttgtgaggagagagaagagagaaggcaCAGAGATCTTTTGAGTTTGCATGAGAGAAGGCTACAGATTGAGGAAACTAAAACTGAGATCAACAGGCAAGGCATTAATGGTCTCATCGATGCCATTAACAAGCTAGCAGATTCTATCCATGCCTTGGCTTCCAACAAGAACCAATCACCTCCAAAGTaa
- the LOC117623881 gene encoding transcription termination factor MTEF18, mitochondrial, with protein MISQLNHLVLFVPVFERTTFVQNPSSVSLKFQCFCSSRLTHHSKVSVIESAQSPNSPFANRVSRNARTEAQATLFDYLHCTRSFSFTDAEHISKNSPIFLQNLLSNIDSEKDVARSLTRFLRYNPINEFEPFFESLGLSPSELLSFLPRHLMYLSDDCVLTDNVHALCNYGIPRSNIGKMYKEAKEIFGYDYGVLALKLQAYENLGISKATVIKLVSCCPLLLVGGVNSDFVKVHEKLKRLGLGMDWIGGYASGNSTYNWDRMFDTMDFLDKVGYTEEQMCVLFELNPALLLEGSGKNVYVLFGRLLKLGLEMNEVYSLFMQNPQVLSVKCMKNLLLAVDFLFEIGMGTEEMADIVANDVEFLSSSSFKRPKTVCKDLKVKRDGLLQMIKEDPHKVLTLASKSKGKNQLISPLPSKHLEKTSFLVRLGYIENSDEMMKALKKFRGRGDQLQERFDCLVQAGLDCNVVSNIVKQAPHVLNQSKDVIEMKISCLTNCLRYPLDSVVAFPAYLCYDMDRINLRFSMYAWLREKGAAKPMLSLSTLLACSDARFVKYYVDVHPEGPAMWESFKMQKS; from the coding sequence ATGATTTCCCAACTCAATCACCTCGTACTCTTCGTGCCGGTCTTTGAAAGAACCACTTTTGTGCAGAACCCATCTTCTGTTTCGCTTAAATTCCAATGCTTTTGCAGTTCTAGACTTACCCATCACTCGAAGGTCTCTGTCATCGAGTCTGCACAATCGCCCAATTCTCCTTTTGCTAACCGGGTTTCTCGAAATGCTAGAACTGAGGCTCAGGCAACCCTTTTTGATTACCTGCATTGCACTCGAAGCTTCAGCTTCACGGATGCAGAGCATATTAGCAAAAATTCcccaatttttcttcaaaatttgcTCTCCAACATTGATTCTGAGAAAGATGTTGCACGTTCTTTAACCCGATTTCTTCGCTACAATCCCATTAATGAGTTTGAACCGTTCTTTGAGAGCTTGGGTTTGAGTCCATCTGAGCTCCTATCGTTTCTGCCACGGCACTTGATGTATCTGAGTGATGATTGTGTGTTGACTGATAACGTTCATGCTTTATGTAATTACGGAATCCCCCGTAGTAACATCGGTAAGATGTATAAGGAGGCAAAGGAGATATTTGGATATGACTATGGAGTGTTGGCTCTAAAACTTCAAGCTTATGAAAATTTGGGTATAAGCAAAGCAACAGTTATTAAGCTTGTTAGTTGTTGCCCGTTGCTTTTGGTTGGGGGTGTTAATAGTGACTTTGTCAAGGTTCATGAAAAATTGAAGCGTTTAGGCCTTGGAatggattggattggaggGTATGCATCAGGTAACAGCACATACAACTGGGACAGAATGTTTGATACAATGGATTTTCTTGATAAAGTGGGTTATACGGAGGAGCAAAtgtgtgttttgtttgaattaaATCCTGCATTACTATTAGAAGGGTCTGGAAAGAATGTGTATGTATTGTTTGGCCGGTTACTCAAATTAGGTCTCGAGATGAATGAGGTTTATTCACTTTTTATGCAAAATCCACAGGTCTTGTCAGTTAAGTGCATGAAAAATCTCTTGCTGGCAGTAGATTTTCTGTTTGAGATTGGAATGGGAACAGAAGAGATGGCAGACATTGTAGCCAATGACGTGGAATTTCTGAGTTCATCTAGTTTTAAAAGACCCAAAACTGTTTGTAAAGACTTAAAAGTCAAGAGAGATGGCCTGCTCCAAATGATAAAGGAAGATCCACATAAGGTGTTGACATTGGCTTCAAAGTCCAAAGGTAAAAATCAATTAATATCCCCACTCCCCAGTAAACATCTGGAGAAAACTTCATTCTTGGTGAGATTGGGATATATCGAAAACTCAGATGAGATgatgaaagctttgaaaaaATTCAGAGGTAGAGGAGACCAATTACAAGAGAGGTTTGATTGCCTCGTACAAGCTGGCTTGGACTGCAACGTGGTGTCAAACATAGTTAAACAAGCTCCTCATGTTCTTAATCAGAGCAAAGATGTGATTGAAATGAAGATCAGTTGCTTAACAAACTGTTTACGTTATCCACTGGATTCTGTGGTGGCATTCCCAGCATACTTATGTTACGATATGGACAGGATTAATCTTAGATTCTCAATGTATGCCTGGCTAAGGGAGAAAGGTGCAGCAAAGCCTATGTTGTCCTTGAGCACTCTCCTTGCATGTTCAGATGCACGATTTGTAAAATATTATGTGGATGTTCATCCAGAAGGTCCAGCCATGTGGGAAAGTTTTAAAATGCAAAAGAGCTAA
- the LOC117623877 gene encoding ras-related protein RABF2b, with protein MATTGNKNINAKLVLLGDVGAGKSSLVLRFVKGQFIEFQESTIGAAFFSQTLAVNDATVKFEIWDTAGQERYHSLAPMYYRGAAAAIIVYDLTNQASFERAKKWVLELKSQGNPNMVMALAGNKADLVEARTVAAEDAQAYAQENGLFFLETSAKTADNVNDIFYEIAKRLPRVQPVQNPAGMVLMDRPSERVASSSCCS; from the exons ATGGCCACCACTGGGAACAAGAACATCAATGCCAAATTG GTGCTTCTTGGGGATGTTGGAGCTGGGAAGTCTAGTCTGGTGTTGCGCTTTGTAAAAGGACAATTTATTGAATTCCAG GAATCAACCATAGGTGCTGCCTTCTTCTCACAAACATTGGCTGTAAATGACGCAACTGTAAAATTTGAGATTTGGGATACAGCAGGTCAAGAGAGGTACCATAGTTTGGCTCCAATGTATTATAGAGGAGCTGCTGCTGCAATAATTGTGTATGATTTAACAAATCAA GCCTCATTTGAGCGAGCGAAAAAATGGGTACTGGAACTCAAATCACAAG GCAATCCAAACATGGTTATGGCACTAGCTGGGAATAAAGCAGATCTGGTAGAGGCAAGGACTGTAGCAGCAGAG GATGCACAGGCATATGCTCAAGAGAATGGCCTTTTCTTCTTGGAAACTTCTGCAAAAACTGCAGACAATGTGAATGACATCTTCTATGAGATAG CAAAGAGATTACCTCGAGTGCAGCCTGTGCAGAACCCTGCAGGAATGGTTCTTATGGACAGACCTTCTGAAAGGGTAGCAAGCTCATCCTGTTGCTCATAG
- the LOC117626691 gene encoding probable aspartyl protease At4g16563 encodes MPSQVSDMMEPLRGVRDGYLISLNLGTPPQVIQVYMDTGSDLTWVPCGNLSFVCMDCDDYRNNRLMPTFSPSASSSSLRDLCGSSFCLDIHSSENSIDPCTIAGCSLTTLLKATCPRPCPSFAYTYGGGGVVTGTLSRDTLRVHGISSTPDNVVTREIPKFCFGCIGSTYREPIGIAGFGRGSLSLPSQLGFLQKGFSHCFLPFKYANNPNISSPLVVGDVAISSKENLPFTPMLKSTMYPNNYYIGLEAITIGNASAITQMPLSLREFDAQGNGGMLIDSGTTYTHLPEPLYSNLLSLLHSVISYPRAKEMETKTSFDLCYVVPYTINTLTKPDDLFPSITFHFLKNVSLVLPQGNHFYAMGAPANSTVVKCLLFQAMDDEDYGPAGVFGSFQQQNVEVVYDLEKERIGFQPMDCASASASQGLHKK; translated from the coding sequence ATGCCGTCACAAGTGTCAGATATGATGGAGCCTTTGAGGGGAGTTAGAGATGGGTACTTGATATCACTTAACTTGGGGACACCCCCACAAGTCATTCAGGTTTACATGGATACTGGGAGTGATCTTACTTGGGTTCCTTGCGGgaatctttcttttgtttgcaTGGATTGTGATGACTATAGGAACAACAGACTAATGCCCACATTCTCTCCTTCCGCTTCCTCTTCATCACTTAGAGACCTCTGTGGTAGCTCCTTTTGCCTTGACATCCATAGCTCAGAAAATTCTATCGATCCGTGCACCATAGCCGGATGCTCACTCACTACCCTTCTTAAGGCCACATGTCCTAGACCATGCCCTTCATTTGCTTACACTTATGGGGGAGGTGGGGTTGTCACAGGGACACTTAGTAGAGACACACTTAGGGTTCATGGAATTAGTAGCACTCCCGATAATGTTGTCACAAGGGAAATTcccaagttttgttttgggtgcATTGGGTCTACTTATAGAGAGCCTATTGGGATTGCAGGGTTTGGTAGGGGGTCACTTTCCCTCCCATCCCAATTAGGGTTCCTTCAAAAGGGCTTCTCTCATTGTTTCTTGCCTTTCAAGTATGCAAACAACCCTAATATTTCAAGTCCACTAGTTGTAGGAGATGTTGCTATTTCTTCCAAGGAAAACTTGCCATTCACTCCAATGTTGAAGAGTACCATGTACCCTAACAACTACTACATAGGTCTAGAGGCTATCACAATAGGTAATGCCAGTGCAATTACCCAAATGCCCTTAAGCTTGAGAGAGTTTGATGCTCAAGGCAATGGGGGAATGTTGATCGACTCAGGAACCACTTATACTCATTTGCCTGAACCACTTTACTCTAACCTTCTCTCACTTCTCCACTCAGTGATTTCATATCCTAGAGCCAAGGAAATGGAGACAAAGACTTCTTTTGATCTTTGTTATGTGGTCCCATACACAATCAATACTCTCACAAAACCTGATGACCTATTTCCTTCAATCACTTTCCATTtcttgaaaaatgtgagtcTTGTTTTGCCCCAAGGCAATCACTTTTATGCCATGGGAGCTCCAGCCAACTCCACTGTGGTCAAATGCTTGTTGTTCCAAGCCATGGATGATGAAGATTATGGGCCAGCTGGGGTGTTTGGGAGCTTTCAGCAACAAAATGTAGAGGTTGTTTATGACcttgagaaagagagaattgggtttcaaCCAATGGACTGCGCTTCGGCTTCCGCCTCTCAAGGACTGCACAAAAAATAA
- the LOC117623882 gene encoding TLC domain-containing protein 4-B-like, whose translation MEVSTKTVMAIKSYQNQAGVLVKNYLLADPFIPYTSIIGGIILCKMVYDLTQLISSFYIKTYAGLTKIQRIEWNSRGISSIHAIFITALSLHFVFWSDLFSDQPHAGLVTFRSSPLSVFGLGVSVGYFCADLGMLLWLYPSLGGMEYVFHHSLSGIAVAYSMFSGEGQLYTYMILISEITTPEINMRWYLDTAGMKRSSAYLINGIVIFLSWLAARILLFGYMFYHVYLHYDQVIQMHTFGYLLVFVVPSVLAIMNLMWFGKIIKGLIKQLAKMQ comes from the exons ATGGAAGTGTCTACAAAGACAGTTATGGCTATCAAGTCTTACCAAAATCAAGCGGGAGTGCTGGTTAAAAACTATTTATTAGCGGATCCCTTCATACCATATACTTCCATTATTGGAGGCATAATTTTGTGCAAAATG GTATATGATCTTACCCAGTTAATTAGTAGCTTTTACATCAAGACTTATGCTGGCCTTACAAAAATCCAACGAATTGAGTGGAACAGTCG AGGCATCTCCAGTATTCATGCCATTTTTATCACAGCTCTATCCTTACACTTTGTGTTCTGGTCCGATCTCTTTTCTGACCAACCTCATGCTGGCCTTGTTACATTTCGAAGCTCACCACTGTCCGTTTTTGGATTAGGG GTTTCTGTTGGGTACTTCTGTGCGGATCTAGGAATGCTATTATGGCTATACCCTTCTTTAGGTGGAATGGAATAT GTTTTCCATCACTCACTTTCTGGAATTGCAGTAGCTTACTCCATGTTTTCTGGAGAAGGGCAACTTTATACATACATGATCCTCATCTCTGAGATCACTACTCCAGAGATCAATATGAGATG GTATCTTGATACAGCTGGTATGAAGAGGTCCAGCGCATATCTCATAAACGGCATTGTGATATTTTTATCATGGCTG GCTGCAAGAATTCTGCTGTTTGGTTACATGTTTTACCATGTTTACTTGCACTATGATCAG GTCATCCAGATGCACACCTTTGGATATCTGCTGGTCTTTGTTGTGCCATCAGTGCTAGCAATAATGAACTTGATGTGGTTTGGAAAGATTATCAAGGGATTGATCAAGCAATTAGCCAAGATGCAAtga
- the LOC117623876 gene encoding uncharacterized protein LOC117623876 isoform X2 yields MADQGGNGTSSVIMRDYRKGNWTVGETMILIEAKKMDDERRMKRSGDAAGSETRSSKPAELRWKWVEDYCWKKGCLRSQNQCNDKWDNLMRDYKKVREYERREGREEAASYWKLEKSERKDRNLPTNMVPQIYEALVDVVEKREAGHHQIRVVGGASVSGSNVPNPTIGYVVERPIISTSVHQSSLPPPVLQHHISVPPIAALPLLPPAPLAAQPPPTLPYSQPMPTVDSETSHEHSDSPAKRRRRASGGGGGGGDQGTSGTVSASTSSEVGTAISRGASMIAEALQGCEEREERRHRDLLSLHERRLQIEETKTEINRQGINGLIDAINKLADSIHALASNKNQSPPK; encoded by the exons ATGGCTGATCAAGGAGGTAATGGTACTAGTAGTGTTATTATGAGGGATTATAGGAAAGGGAACTGGACAGTGGGGGAGACAATGATTCTGATTGAGGCAAAGAAGATGGATGATGAGAGAAGAATGAAGAGAAGCGGGGATGCTGCAGGTAGTGAAACAAGATCAAGCAAACCAGCTGAGCTCAGATGGAAATGGGTAGAAGATTACTGTTGGAAGAAAGGGTgtttgagaagccaaaaccaGTGCAATGACAAATGGGACAATCTCATGAGGGATTACAAGAAGGTGAGGGAATATGAGAGGAGGGAAGGGAGGGAAGAAGCAGCATCTTATTGGAAGCTTGAGAAGAGTGAGAGGAAAGATAGGAACTTGCCTACCAACATGGTGCCTCAGATATATGAGGCTTTGGTTGATGTGGTGGAGAAGAGAGAAGCAGGCCATCATCAGATCAGAGTGGTAGGTGGAGCTTCTGTTTCTGGTTCCAATGTTCCCAATCCCACCATTGGATATGTTGTGGAGAGGCCTATTATAAGCACTAGTGTTCATCAGTCTTCACTGCCTCCTCCAGTTTTGCAACATCACATCTCAGTTCCACCAATTGCAGCATTGCCTCTTCTACCCCCAGCTCCATTAGCAGCTCAACCACCACCTACTCTTCCATACTCACAACCTATGCCCACAGtag ATTCTGAGACAAGCCATGAACATTCAGACTCACCAGCCAAAAGGAGGAGAAGGGCgagtggaggtggaggaggaggtggagaTCAAGGAACCAGTGGAACTGTGAGTGCAAGCACCTCAAGTGAAGTGGGCACTGCCATCTCCAGAGGTGCTTCCATGATTGCAGAAGCACTTCAGGGttgtgaggagagagaagagagaaggcaCAGAGATCTTTTGAGTTTGCATGAGAGAAGGCTACAGATTGAGGAAACTAAAACTGAGATCAACAGGCAAGGCATTAATGGTCTCATCGATGCCATTAACAAGCTAGCAGATTCTATCCATGCCTTGGCTTCCAACAAGAACCAATCACCTCCAAAGTaa